The nucleotide sequence GGCCGCGGTAAAGACGCACGTTCAGCCGAAACGGCAACTGTCGTGCGCGGGTGTTGATGGGTATCGGGTCGGGCAATTCAGGCGATTGATTTGGGTCAGGCGATTGGTGCCTGTCAGGCAAAACCCGCCCGCCCAATCGCCACGGTCGGAATAACCGGCCGTTTCGATCCGAAAGGGTGGATCACCAGCGATATTCGCCGCCCACGCTGATGCCTTGTGCCCAGTAGTCGGTCGTGTCGAAAGCGAACGACGGTCGCAGAACGCCGGTGAACGGATCCGATTCGGGCGGCAACAATGCGGGGTTCAGGTCGGTATCGATGTGTTCACCGGGTCGCACCACGTTGGACCAGTAGATGAACGTGTAGCCGACGGTCAGTCGCAGGTTGTCCGTCAATTGGTATCCCAACTTGGCATGCAGTTCCGGGACGACCGCAAATTCGTCTTGCGTGTAGCTGCCGATGTTCGACCGCTGTGCCAGCAAACCGCCTTGGAACGTCTGCGGTGTCGACGGCGTTCCGGTCGGATCGGTGATCACACTGCTGCCGGCGATCGTGACGGTTTGACGATTGGTTCCCAGTGCCAAACGTACACCGGTGTCCAGCGTCCAGTAGCCTCGGACCAATCGCTGGGTCCAACCCAGGTCGAATCCGTTGAACTGGTTACGGGTGGTGAATGAATCGGAGATGACAAACTGTTCACCGGCGGTCCCGGTCAGACGTTCTTGGATCGCAACGCTTTCGTCCAACTGCAGGCCGCGATAGCCGAACAGGCCCTCGGTGCGACGACAGAAGTGCTGGGGGCATCCACATAGGAAGCCGCCGGTGCAGCCTTCATCGGCACAACGCAGTCGTTTGAAGTGAACGCCCCAGCCTTGGAATTCGCTGGTGGCGTCAACGGTGACTCGGCCGCTGACCACGCCGGGAAAGGCAACCAGTTCGCTGTCTTCCAGCCCGGTCGATGTGTTAAAGAACGGGCGTGCCAGGACGGGGCTGCCGTCGCTGCTGTTTTCGTATCGCGTGCTGATTTCGCCGACGTTGAACATGTCCGCGCCGATGCCCCACGTGTGGCAGTTGTCCAGCCAGATTCCGAACCCGATTCGTACGCCTTCGATTTCGCCGTCCAGGATTTCATCATCGCCGAACAAAGTCGTGTATCCGGGCGAACCGATCACGCCGGCTTGGGGACGTGTGACCGTGGTCGTGTTGCTGCTGACCAGCGGCGGCAATGACATGCCGTCTTGGTACCAGCCCAGGTATTCGGCGCTGAACCAGCCGTCTTGAGGCAAGCACAGGGTCAAACAAGGACGCCAGGTATTGTTGCCGATCAGTTCGCCGCAACCCGCCGGTCCGCAACTGTTGCAGCCCATCGAATCACAGGCGAAGCCGTCACATCCGGCGTCGCCGCAACCACAGCCGCCGGAAAACATCGCGGGGTCGCCCATGACGATTTCATGGTGGCCTTCGTGGACCACGATCTGGCCGTCCATCGGGACCGAGCCGGCGTCGACGATCGGTGCCGGCATGATTTCTTCTTGAGCCGAAGCTTGACGGACCACCGAGACGCGGGCGGCGTTCGAGGCGGGCGTTGCCGAGCGCGTCGACAGGTCAGGTGCAGCGGCGCCGCGAACAGGACGCCAGGAGGCTCGAGCCGCCGTTTCGCTGTTCTGGCCGGGGCCCGCCGCCGCAGCGGTTGTGCCGTGAAACGTAAACCAGGCTTGGCACAATACCAAAGCCATCGTGAAACCGAGGTTGCCGCGAGAGAGAGTCACTGGCTTTCCCCATTAATTGAATTGGATCGGAAGGGGGGGCGTGACGCGATCAACAGCCGGTTCCCCGGCCGCCGATTCGTCGTTCACCAGCGATATCGACCAGAATGTGCAGCTTCATCGATCGAAATTCGGAAAAATCCGAAAAATCGTCAAACGCCGCCTAACCCGCAAAGTTTGACACCGGGCTAGCCCCGAACCGCCGTCGGATTTTCCTTCACCCTCACTCCGGGAGGGCGCGGTCGCTGGAAGAACCCTCCCCGGGATCTCGTTCCTCGATCCCGACCCTCCCGCGGGGCGGGAGGGTGAAGCCGAGGTAGGATTTCCTTCACCCTCCCTCCGGGAGGGTCGAGCCTAAGCGAGGGGAGGGTGCGCTGGCAGAAGAACCCTCCCCGGAATCTCGTTCCTCGATCCCGACCCTCCCGCGGGGCGAGAGGGTGAAGCCGAGGTAGTGTTTCCTTCACCCTCCCCCCGGGAGGGTCGAGCCTAAGCGAGGGGAGGGCGCGCTGGTAGAAGAACTCTCTCCGGAACCTCGTTGTTCAATCCCGACCTTCCCGCGGGGCGAGTGTAGGCGGGCGCCCGAAAGACGTTACGATCCCAAGGCCACCGACGGCTATTCCCCGCCCAGCCCGAAATCCTTGATCTTCTTGTGAAGCGTGTTGCGGTTGATCCCCAGCCGAGCCGCCGCCTTCGTTTGCACGCCGTCACATTGCTGCAAGACCTGAGCGATCAACGCTCGTTCGACCTGTTCGACGACTTGTGCGTGGACGTTCTGTGATTCCGAACCCGATTCGTTCAACCCACGTTCGACGTACTGGTCGGTCAATGATTGCCAGTCCACGGTTTCCGGCGTCTCGCCCGACATCGATTGGAACGCCGCAGGCTGGCTGACACAGAACGGCAACAGGTCGACGGTCAATTCATCCGTTTCCGCCATCACCACGGCACGTTCGATGTAGTTTTGCAGCTCGCGGACGTTCCCCGGCCAGTGGTAATCCTGCATCGCTTCGATCACGCCGTCGCCGATGTGCGCGACATAACGGTCGTTGATCTCGTTGTAATAGTCCAAGAAATACGACACCAACGCGGGGATGTCGTCGCGACGTTCCCGCAGCGGCGGGATCACAATCGGTACCACGTTCAGACGCCAATAAAGGTCTTCGCGAAACCGATCCTCGCGGACCTCTTTCATCAGGTCACGGTTGCTGGCGGCGACGACACGGACGTCGGTGTGCAGGGTGCTGGTGGAACCCACACGTTCGAATTCCTTTTCTTGCAGCACCCGCAACAGCTTCACCTGCAGCGTTCCAGTGGTGCTGTTGATTTCGTCCAAGAAGATCGTTCCGCCGCCGGCCGCTTCGAAACGTCCCGCGCGATTGGCCACCGCGCCGGTGAAAGCGCCGCGGACGTGGCCGAACAATTCGCTTTCCAGCAAACTTTCGCTCAGCGCGCCACAGTTGACCTTCACAAAGGGGCCGCCACTGCGATGGCTCAGCACGTGAATGGCGTTGGCGATCAGTTCCTTACCGACGCCGGTTTCGCCCAGGATCAGCACCGACGCGTTGCTGCCCGCCACCCGACGGGTGATCCGATAGACCTGCAGCATTCCGGCGGATCGACCGATGATTCCCGGCAAAAGCGGTTCATCGGGTCCGGTCGTCGAGCTGCCGATCAGCGACATGAATGGCGGGTGCGTTCAAACAGGACAACAACGATCACGCTTTACCGACATGACCATACCGCGAAAGCCGCGATTGCGAAATGACTGATTCTGCGCCGATGATGATTGCACGCCCGTG is from Crateriforma conspicua and encodes:
- a CDS encoding BBP7 family outer membrane beta-barrel protein; translated protein: MALVLCQAWFTFHGTTAAAAGPGQNSETAARASWRPVRGAAAPDLSTRSATPASNAARVSVVRQASAQEEIMPAPIVDAGSVPMDGQIVVHEGHHEIVMGDPAMFSGGCGCGDAGCDGFACDSMGCNSCGPAGCGELIGNNTWRPCLTLCLPQDGWFSAEYLGWYQDGMSLPPLVSSNTTTVTRPQAGVIGSPGYTTLFGDDEILDGEIEGVRIGFGIWLDNCHTWGIGADMFNVGEISTRYENSSDGSPVLARPFFNTSTGLEDSELVAFPGVVSGRVTVDATSEFQGWGVHFKRLRCADEGCTGGFLCGCPQHFCRRTEGLFGYRGLQLDESVAIQERLTGTAGEQFVISDSFTTRNQFNGFDLGWTQRLVRGYWTLDTGVRLALGTNRQTVTIAGSSVITDPTGTPSTPQTFQGGLLAQRSNIGSYTQDEFAVVPELHAKLGYQLTDNLRLTVGYTFIYWSNVVRPGEHIDTDLNPALLPPESDPFTGVLRPSFAFDTTDYWAQGISVGGEYRW
- a CDS encoding sigma-54 interaction domain-containing protein yields the protein MLQVYRITRRVAGSNASVLILGETGVGKELIANAIHVLSHRSGGPFVKVNCGALSESLLESELFGHVRGAFTGAVANRAGRFEAAGGGTIFLDEINSTTGTLQVKLLRVLQEKEFERVGSTSTLHTDVRVVAASNRDLMKEVREDRFREDLYWRLNVVPIVIPPLRERRDDIPALVSYFLDYYNEINDRYVAHIGDGVIEAMQDYHWPGNVRELQNYIERAVVMAETDELTVDLLPFCVSQPAAFQSMSGETPETVDWQSLTDQYVERGLNESGSESQNVHAQVVEQVERALIAQVLQQCDGVQTKAAARLGINRNTLHKKIKDFGLGGE